The Nicotiana tomentosiformis unplaced genomic scaffold, ASM39032v3 Un00515, whole genome shotgun sequence genome includes the window ACGAATAAAAAAGAAATTCCATGCAATTGTAAAATGGGGAAAGATCCCTCGAATAGAATCATTCGATTATATTGACAATTTCAAAAAACTGATCATACTATGATCATAGTATGATGGCGGTTGGTCAAGTAGGCCCCCATCGTCTAGTGGTTTAGTACATCTCTCTTTCAAGGAGGCAGCGGGGATTCGAATTCCCCTGGGGGTAGTGTACTACGAAAGGAAGTTGATCATGGATTACCAATAAGTCTAAAATTGATTTTTTCTGGGTCGATGCCCGAGCAGTTAATGGGGACGAACTGTAAATTTGTTGGCAATATGTCTACGCTGGTTCAAATCTAGCTTGACCAAATAATTCGCCAA containing:
- the LOC138904124 gene encoding LOW QUALITY PROTEIN: uncharacterized protein (The sequence of the model RefSeq protein was modified relative to this genomic sequence to represent the inferred CDS: substituted 1 base at 1 genomic stop codon); this translates as MMAVGQVGPHRLVVXYISLSRRQRGFEFPWG